In a genomic window of Streptomyces roseoviridis:
- a CDS encoding copper chaperone PCu(A)C, with product MTRRTTALSAAVALAAALALTGCSSKDSGPELKVSGAFMPQPVMDMAGGFLTITNSGDTADKLTSVTSGISDDVQIHETKNQKMRKVESFDIPANGELKLERGGNHIMFMGLKQKPKQGEKVSIELHFEKSDPIEVELPVEAPHHNPKQH from the coding sequence GTGACCCGCCGCACCACCGCCCTGTCCGCCGCCGTCGCCCTGGCCGCCGCGCTCGCGCTGACCGGCTGCTCGTCGAAGGACAGCGGGCCCGAACTCAAGGTGAGCGGCGCGTTCATGCCCCAGCCCGTGATGGACATGGCGGGCGGCTTCCTCACCATCACCAACAGCGGCGACACCGCCGACAAGCTCACCTCCGTCACGAGCGGCATCTCGGACGACGTCCAGATCCACGAGACGAAGAACCAGAAGATGCGGAAGGTGGAGTCCTTCGACATCCCGGCGAACGGCGAGCTGAAGCTCGAACGCGGCGGCAACCACATCATGTTCATGGGGCTGAAGCAGAAGCCGAAGCAGGGCGAGAAGGTCTCCATCGAGCTGCACTTCGAGAAGTCCGACCCGATCGAGGTCGAGCTTCCCGTCGAGGCGCCCCACCACAACCCGAAGCAGCACTGA
- a CDS encoding SCO family protein, whose protein sequence is MSDNTTDGGRPGRRAPLVVAAVAIVAAIGITATVVLGGGDDRASGTGSAPVAEVSGGTDPAEAATVLDRPFAKPDLVLTDTKGQKFDLRERTKGKPTLIYFGYTHCPDVCPLTMSNIAVARKQLPKADQDKLQVVFVTTDPERDTAAELGKWLPAAGDPSFVGLTGDFSAIQAGARSIGIGIDPPKKEKDGSVVSMHGAQVIAFSPTTDQGYVLYGEDTTAEQYAEDLPKLIKGENP, encoded by the coding sequence ATGTCCGACAACACCACAGACGGCGGCCGTCCCGGCCGCCGTGCCCCGCTGGTCGTCGCCGCCGTGGCGATCGTCGCGGCGATCGGCATCACGGCCACCGTCGTGCTCGGCGGCGGTGACGACCGGGCCTCCGGCACCGGCAGCGCGCCGGTCGCCGAGGTCTCCGGCGGCACCGACCCCGCCGAGGCCGCCACCGTCCTCGACCGGCCCTTCGCCAAGCCCGACCTCGTCCTCACGGACACCAAGGGCCAGAAGTTCGACCTGCGCGAGCGCACCAAGGGCAAGCCGACGCTGATCTACTTCGGCTACACCCACTGCCCGGACGTCTGCCCGCTGACCATGAGCAACATCGCCGTCGCGCGCAAGCAGCTGCCCAAGGCGGACCAGGACAAGCTCCAGGTCGTCTTCGTCACCACCGACCCGGAGCGGGACACCGCCGCCGAGCTCGGCAAGTGGCTGCCGGCCGCCGGCGACCCGTCCTTCGTGGGGCTGACCGGCGACTTCTCGGCGATCCAGGCCGGTGCCCGCTCGATCGGCATCGGCATCGACCCGCCGAAGAAGGAGAAGGACGGCAGCGTCGTCTCCATGCACGGCGCCCAGGTGATCGCCTTCTCGCCGACGACCGACCAGGGCTACGTCCTGTACGGCGAGGACACCACCGCCGAGCAGTACGCCGAGGACCTGCCGAAGCTCATCAAGGGGGAGAACCCGTGA
- a CDS encoding YcnI family protein encodes MSVFRTQPSFRTQPSSRTQPSSRTQPSGSFLARAAVAGGVAASSVLLLSGTAFAHVSVQPQGEAAKGGYATVNVKVPNERDNASTVKVEINFPTDHPLASVMPQPVPGWKVEVTRAKLAKPLELHGKKINEAVAKVTWTADGSKIGPGQFQQFPLSLGRLPEDADRLVLKAIQTYDNNEVVRWIEEPKEGAAEPESPAPVLKLSAAADDHHGGAAQPADDDKSDKSDKSGKDDGHEKAADADSTDTAARVLAVVGILVGLAGVAFGVLAGRRRSA; translated from the coding sequence ATGAGCGTTTTCCGTACGCAGCCGTCCTTCCGTACGCAGCCGTCGTCCCGTACGCAGCCGTCGTCCCGTACGCAGCCGTCCGGGTCTTTCCTCGCCCGCGCCGCCGTCGCCGGTGGCGTGGCCGCCTCGTCGGTGCTGCTGCTCTCCGGCACCGCGTTCGCGCACGTGAGCGTGCAGCCGCAGGGCGAGGCCGCCAAGGGCGGTTACGCGACCGTCAACGTGAAGGTGCCGAACGAGCGCGACAACGCCTCCACCGTCAAGGTCGAGATCAACTTCCCGACCGACCACCCGCTGGCCTCCGTGATGCCGCAGCCGGTCCCCGGCTGGAAGGTCGAGGTCACCCGGGCGAAGCTCGCCAAGCCGCTGGAGCTGCACGGCAAGAAGATCAACGAGGCCGTCGCCAAGGTCACCTGGACCGCGGACGGTTCGAAGATCGGTCCCGGCCAGTTCCAGCAGTTCCCGCTGTCCCTCGGCCGCCTGCCGGAGGACGCCGACCGGCTCGTCCTCAAGGCGATCCAGACCTACGACAACAACGAGGTCGTCCGCTGGATCGAGGAGCCCAAGGAGGGCGCCGCCGAGCCCGAGAGCCCGGCTCCGGTCCTGAAGCTGTCCGCCGCTGCCGACGACCACCACGGCGGCGCCGCCCAGCCCGCCGACGACGACAAGAGCGACAAGAGCGACAAGAGCGGGAAGGACGACGGGCACGAGAAGGCCGCGGACGCCGACTCGACCGACACCGCCGCCCGGGTGCTCGCCGTCGTCGGCATCCTCGTGGGCCTGGCCGGAGTCGCCTTCGGTGTCCTCGCCGGCCGCCGCCGCTCGGCCTGA
- a CDS encoding copper resistance protein CopC, with protein sequence MTTTAPRLGPALARLLLVAAALLGTLLAAAGPASAHAALTGSDPQDGAVVATAPKEVNLTFSEQVAMSDDSIRVLDPSGKRVDTGEMRDLCSGSIVRYGVALRPGLPDGTYTVAWQTVSADSHPIAGAFTFSIGAPSKTSVALPDTAVGGGLVGALYGTARYLSYAAFVVLVGGGAFVLVCWPRGAAVRPVQRLVVRGWLALTAATLALLLLRHPYTRTGRLGDVFDLGGLRAVLETKTGAALSSRLLLLGAAALFVAVLFGAYARRSDEKEHRDLTFGLAIGGSVVAAGIAGTWALAEHASTGIQTGIAMPVDILHLLAVAAWLGGLTALLVALQWGPPVERSAVERYSKVAFGSVVVLAVTGVYQSWRQVGTWSALTDTRYGQLLLVKIGLVAVLVGIGWVSRRWVRRLGEPAEETAGTAKADPADAGASADAGAETDGAEAGAKTDGAHAGAEADGVREADAEAEAGADADADADTDTDADTDADTDGVDPERAAQLARQRAAVAVARRKKERDADPERAGLRRSVLTEAAVAVVLLAVTTVLTSTEPARTEEAAGRSGSSAGTAAVPDRPIDVRLPFDTGGVDGKGTVQITLAPGRAGANALHLYVLRPNGRALDVPEVKLAFTLKEKNVGPLPVLPDRIQTGHWTASGVQLPMSGEWLMQVTIRTSDIDQTTIEKNVKIG encoded by the coding sequence ATGACGACCACCGCCCCGCGCCTCGGGCCCGCCCTCGCCCGGCTGCTGCTCGTCGCCGCCGCGCTCCTGGGCACGCTGCTCGCCGCCGCGGGCCCCGCGTCCGCGCACGCGGCGCTGACCGGCAGCGACCCGCAGGACGGGGCGGTGGTCGCCACCGCCCCCAAGGAGGTCAACCTCACCTTCTCCGAGCAGGTCGCCATGAGCGACGACTCCATCCGGGTCCTCGACCCGTCGGGAAAGCGCGTCGACACCGGCGAGATGCGCGACCTGTGCAGCGGCTCGATCGTCCGCTACGGGGTCGCCCTGCGGCCCGGACTGCCCGACGGCACCTACACCGTGGCCTGGCAGACCGTCTCCGCCGACAGCCACCCGATCGCCGGCGCCTTCACCTTCTCCATCGGCGCCCCGTCCAAGACCTCCGTCGCCCTGCCCGACACGGCCGTGGGCGGCGGACTCGTCGGCGCGCTGTACGGGACCGCGCGCTACCTCTCGTACGCCGCCTTCGTCGTCCTCGTCGGCGGCGGCGCCTTCGTCCTGGTCTGCTGGCCGCGCGGGGCCGCCGTGCGCCCGGTGCAGCGGCTCGTGGTCCGCGGCTGGCTGGCCCTCACCGCGGCCACCCTCGCGCTGCTGCTGCTCCGGCACCCGTACACCCGGACCGGCCGGCTCGGTGACGTCTTCGACCTGGGCGGGCTGCGGGCCGTCCTGGAGACCAAGACCGGCGCCGCGCTCTCCTCACGGCTGCTGCTCCTCGGCGCGGCGGCGCTCTTCGTGGCCGTGCTGTTCGGCGCGTACGCCCGGCGGTCGGACGAGAAGGAGCACCGGGACCTGACGTTCGGGCTCGCCATCGGCGGCTCGGTCGTGGCGGCCGGCATCGCCGGTACGTGGGCGCTCGCCGAGCACGCCTCGACCGGGATCCAGACCGGCATCGCCATGCCGGTCGACATCCTGCACCTGCTGGCGGTCGCGGCCTGGCTGGGCGGCCTGACCGCCCTGCTCGTCGCCCTCCAGTGGGGCCCGCCGGTGGAACGGTCGGCGGTCGAGCGCTACTCGAAGGTGGCGTTCGGCTCGGTGGTCGTCCTGGCGGTCACCGGCGTCTACCAGTCCTGGCGGCAGGTCGGCACCTGGTCGGCGCTGACCGACACCCGGTACGGGCAGCTGCTCCTGGTCAAGATCGGCCTGGTCGCCGTGCTCGTGGGAATCGGCTGGGTCTCGCGCCGCTGGGTGCGGCGGCTCGGGGAACCGGCGGAGGAGACGGCAGGGACCGCGAAGGCGGACCCCGCCGACGCCGGGGCCTCGGCCGATGCCGGAGCCGAGACCGACGGGGCCGAGGCCGGGGCCAAGACCGACGGGGCCCATGCCGGAGCCGAGGCCGACGGGGTGCGGGAAGCCGACGCCGAGGCCGAGGCCGGTGCGGACGCCGACGCGGACGCGGACACGGACACCGACGCGGACACCGACGCGGACACGGACGGCGTCGACCCCGAGCGGGCCGCGCAGCTCGCGCGGCAGCGGGCCGCCGTCGCCGTCGCCCGGCGGAAGAAGGAGCGGGACGCCGACCCCGAGCGGGCCGGACTGCGCCGTTCCGTGCTCACGGAAGCCGCCGTCGCCGTGGTGCTGCTCGCGGTGACGACCGTGCTGACCTCCACGGAGCCCGCCCGTACCGAGGAGGCGGCCGGCAGGAGCGGCTCCTCGGCCGGCACCGCCGCCGTGCCCGACCGCCCGATCGACGTCCGGCTGCCCTTCGACACCGGCGGCGTCGACGGCAAGGGCACGGTCCAGATCACCCTGGCGCCGGGCCGGGCGGGCGCCAACGCGCTGCACCTCTATGTGCTGCGGCCCAACGGCCGGGCGCTGGACGTTCCCGAGGTAAAGCTCGCCTTCACCCTCAAGGAGAAGAACGTCGGCCCGCTTCCGGTCCTGCCCGACCGGATCCAGACCGGACACTGGACGGCGAGCGGCGTCCAGCTGCCGATGTCGGGCGAGTGGCTGATGCAGGTGACGATCCGCACCTCCGACATCGACCAGACCACCATCGAGAAGAACGTGAAGATCGGCTGA